TCTTCTTGAATTTCGATAATTCTATTTGCATAAGCATCTAATAATTCCCTATCGTGAGAAACACAAATTACAGAACCAGGATATGCTAATAATCCTTCTCCCAATGCAATAATTGCCTCTAAGTCAAGGTGGTTTGTAGGCTCATCAAGAACCATAAAGTTTGGTTGTTCTAACATTATTTTTGATAAAAACATTCTGTGTTTTTCTCCACCAGAACAAGATTTAACTTGTTTTTCCTGTTCAGTTCCGTTAAATAACATTCTTCCTAAACAATTTCTAATTTCTGAGATATCAGCATCTCTATCAAAGTTTCTTAACCAATCATATAAAGTTATATCACCATCAATTAAATCTGTTGCATTTTGAGGGAAATAACCATTTTGAATAGTTGCACCCCAATGAATTGTACCTTCATCTGCTTTTAATTTTTCTACTAAAATTTCACATAAAGTTGTTTTACCAATACCATTTGGACCAATTAATGCAATTTTGTCATCTTTTTCAACTGTAAATGAAATATCTTTTAATACAGTTTCACCATCAAATGATTTTGATATATTTTTAACAATTAATAACTCTTTACCAACTTCTCTTTTTTGTTTAAAAATAATAGATGGATCTCTTCTACTTGATACTTGAATTGCACTAACATCTAATTTATCAAGTTGTTTTTGCCTAGAAGTCGCTTGTTTTGCCTTTGAAGCATTTGCAGAGAATCTAGCAATAAACTTTTCAAGTTCTTCTTTTTCTTTTAATTTTTTATTCATATCAGTTTGTTGTTGCTTAGCTATTACAGTTGAAGCAATATACCAATCATCATAATTACCAGAGAACTCTCTAATTTGTTTAAAGTCAACATCTAAGATATTAGTACAAACAGCATTTAAGAAGTGTCTATCGTGAGAGATTACTACCATAGTACCATCATGGTGTTGTAATTGGTTTTCTAACCAACCAATAGTTTCAATATCAAGGTTATTTGTAGGCTCATCTAAAAATAAAACATCTGGTTTTGGATATAAAACTTGTGCAAGTAAAACTTTAAATTTATCTCCACCTGTAACTGTAGACATTAAATCATTTTGTTGAGATGCAGGGAAACCTA
This portion of the Arcobacter sp. LA11 genome encodes:
- a CDS encoding ABC-F family ATP-binding cassette domain-containing protein; translated protein: MVQTVNLKKAFGARVLFQDINIKLDTGKRYGLIGANGAGKTTFLKILSGIEDATEGEVQVQNGKKVGTLGQNQFAYEEYSIFDTVLLGNKRLYDAIKEKEKLYLEEYTDEIGDKLGELEIVCCEEDPTYEYDIKITKILEDLGFPASQQNDLMSTVTGGDKFKVLLAQVLYPKPDVLFLDEPTNNLDIETIGWLENQLQHHDGTMVVISHDRHFLNAVCTNILDVDFKQIREFSGNYDDWYIASTVIAKQQQTDMNKKLKEKEELEKFIARFSANASKAKQATSRQKQLDKLDVSAIQVSSRRDPSIIFKQKREVGKELLIVKNISKSFDGETVLKDISFTVEKDDKIALIGPNGIGKTTLCEILVEKLKADEGTIHWGATIQNGYFPQNATDLIDGDITLYDWLRNFDRDADISEIRNCLGRMLFNGTEQEKQVKSCSGGEKHRMFLSKIMLEQPNFMVLDEPTNHLDLEAIIALGEGLLAYPGSVICVSHDRELLDAYANRIIEIQEDGSIIDFKGTYEEFIESKNS